Genomic DNA from Enterococcus saccharolyticus subsp. saccharolyticus:
CAATGTTGGAAACGTCTGCTGAGACGGTCTATATCTGCAACATTATGACTCAAAAAGGTGAGACGGAACATTTTACAGATGCCGATCATGTGCGTGTTTTACATCAACATTTAAAAGCGAAATTTGTAGATACGGTGCTCGTAAATACAGAGCCGGTACCTGAAGGTTACATGGATACTGAAACATATGATGAATACTTAGTTCAAGTAAAACATGATTTCAATGGTTTACGCGAAGAAAGTTGTCGTGTTGTATCAACTGATTTTTTAGAGTTGAGAGACAATGGTGTGTTTCATGATGGCGAAAAAGTGGTGCAAGAATTATTACGCATTGTTTATGGTGCAAAATTAAAAAATTAAAGAGAGGAGGAGAATAAGATGTCTTTTGCAGCAGATGTAAAAAAAGAACTGACGGCTTTAGAAGTTCATCGTGAACATGCCCGAGCAGAATTAGCTGCATTGATTCGCATGAATGGATCGATTAGTTTATCCAATCAACAAATGATTTTAAATATGCAAACTGAAAATGCTGCGATTGCACGTCGAATTTATTCTCTACTCAAAGATCACTATGATGTTCGTAGTGAATTATTGGTTCGTCGAAAAATGAAATTGAAAAAAAATAACGTCTATATTGTTCGTTTAAAACAGGAAACACAAGCTGTTTTAGATGATTTAGGAATTATGGATGGCTTAATGTTTCATAGTCATGTTTCAGGAGAAATTATGGGGAATGCTCAAAAAATGCGCTCGTATCTTAGGGGCGCATTTATGGCGTCTGGCTCTATCAATAATCCAGAAACAAGTCGGTACCATTTAGAGATTTATTCGATTTATGAAGAGCACAATCAAGATATTTGTAATATGTTAAATTACTATGGTTTAAATGCCCGAACTTTAGAACGACGGAATGGCTATATTTCGTATCTCAAAGGAGCCGAACATATTGCTGATTTTTTAACATTAATTGGGGCAACCAATTCGATGTTAAAGTTTGAAGATGTGCGAATTGTCAGAGATATGCGGAATTCAGTGAACCGTTTGGTCAATTGCGAGACTGCCAATATGAATAAAACGATTGATGCAGCGTCGAAGCAAATTGAAAATATTCAATATATTGAAGACCGTGTAGGCTTACAATCATTACCAGAAAAATTACAAGAAATTGCTGAATTACGTTTAGAACATCCAGAGGTTAGTCTAAAAGAACTCGGTGAAATGATGCCTTCTGGTGTGATTTCAAAATCAGGGATTAATCACCGGATTCGTAAAATTAACGAATTTGCTGATCGATTACGTGAAAATGCTACTTAAAAAACCAAGCAAGTTGGAAAGAACTTGCTTGGTTTTTATTAATTAAAATAACTTTTTAGTGTATCTTGATCAATCGTTTCATCAAAAATATGTGAATCAATAATCACTGTTGGGACAAATTTAATATTGGCACGTTCGGTTTCTGCTACTAATTTTTCTGCGTAGTCCAAATGATTGTGCTCTGTTAACTGCAGTTCATTTTTCGCGAATGCCGCAACCTCCTCCAATGATAAATGACCCCACTGTGCTTGGGTATCAAAAATCTTTGTTAAATCCGCAAGTGTTTGCTGGGCATCATTTGTTGTGACAAAACGATGCATTACATTGCCTCGCTGTAACGATTCTTTTTGGCGATCCACTAATTTAATGAGTCGTTGAATTTTTTTTGCAGCAATCGCTTCATCTAATGTGTCACGCGTCTCTTCAAACCATTTTTTGCAATACGGGCAACGAACATTAATAAATTCTAATAATTGTTTTGGTGCAGTTTCTCCTACTAAAATACCATATTCTTGGTTTGTTTCATTGGCTTTAATGACTGAAATATCCATGATAATTCCTCCCTTTATCGTCTAGTGTAACGAATTTTTGATGGAATGAAAAGTTGCTTGTTTTGAGGTAAGTCGGAAAATTTTCAAAGAAGAGCTTTTTTTGTCGCCACCAGAAAAAAACCTATGCTATACTAATAGAAGAACAAGTCTTAGAATAAAGGAAGGCTGTTAGTATGAAACTTAATATTGGCGAATTATTTAACTTAGAATATTGGAGACAATTGTTATCTATTGATGTATTTTCATTACCCTTTTTAATAAATGTATTAGACATTATTGTTGTTTGGTATATTGTATATAAATTAATCC
This window encodes:
- the whiA gene encoding DNA-binding protein WhiA codes for the protein MSFAADVKKELTALEVHREHARAELAALIRMNGSISLSNQQMILNMQTENAAIARRIYSLLKDHYDVRSELLVRRKMKLKKNNVYIVRLKQETQAVLDDLGIMDGLMFHSHVSGEIMGNAQKMRSYLRGAFMASGSINNPETSRYHLEIYSIYEEHNQDICNMLNYYGLNARTLERRNGYISYLKGAEHIADFLTLIGATNSMLKFEDVRIVRDMRNSVNRLVNCETANMNKTIDAASKQIENIQYIEDRVGLQSLPEKLQEIAELRLEHPEVSLKELGEMMPSGVISKSGINHRIRKINEFADRLRENAT
- a CDS encoding thioredoxin domain-containing protein; amino-acid sequence: MDISVIKANETNQEYGILVGETAPKQLLEFINVRCPYCKKWFEETRDTLDEAIAAKKIQRLIKLVDRQKESLQRGNVMHRFVTTNDAQQTLADLTKIFDTQAQWGHLSLEEVAAFAKNELQLTEHNHLDYAEKLVAETERANIKFVPTVIIDSHIFDETIDQDTLKSYFN